From the genome of Maniola jurtina chromosome 26, ilManJurt1.1, whole genome shotgun sequence:
AATGGATCATGCACTTCTGCCTATTGGATTACTATCCGAAGAAGCAGCAGAGGCACGAAACAAACATTTTCGCCAGTATCGGTAAAATTTCGCAAGGAAATGCTCAAGGGAGCAATGAAATTATGACGGCCTTAATAGGTTGTTGCTAAGTTCGGATCCATTAATATCGAGCATAAAGCCAAaacctaaaagaaaaaatgtgcCTCATATCAAAGAAGCGTTGGAAATGCTTATTTCCGCTGAACTCAACACAGCAGAATGTCCTCATGAGGAATCTGAACCGGACCATCTTGACAAGGATGAATTGAGCTCTAGCTCTGGTGAAGACACTTGCGATTGATCTGAATCAcactatgtttatttttgtatttttttatttaccattgcatctttattttcttagtttttgtttttatattttctaaaggAGAACGGTCACGccccatacaaaaaaaacccAGGCCCGACAGAAACGAGacatatctcattttttttggtatatcgtgtattgttaaattacatatattttatattctaaatcAATGGCTAACGCCAAAAAATATTGCCGTATGTTTTTGTTCAGGCGatacacaaaaaaatacaaagtgtctattatctataaaattcgcatatttatttttaattaaatgacaaTACAATAGCTATAGGATGTATCTAAATACAGTTAACttatatgattaattaaaatcgtggcatttgatgatttattgcataatattaagttaaatgtacaaaaatggTCACATACTTACTGTCTACATGCTATCATAACGGCTCAGGTAGCCTGGCGGTGACAGAAACCAATCATTGGGTTTCAggattgaaacaaataaaaataaaactaataggtatctcgatataaagttttattgaatTTCTATATCTCTTAAAACATAATCCATACCCATTGCTGGGTGGTCAAAGTGATCTCGATGTCTAGCCCACCCTAGGTAATATACAACACTAATGACGTGTGCGCAACTTCCCAATGTCCTTTTACCATGATAGCATGTGCAATAATATTCCGTTATTGCGTTTCTTCCATTTACATTCTCAtcaaacataatataagtataatatatttttgtcgtAACGTGTCGCGAATGGATTCTGCACCTGATTAAAGTATTATTGTTTCTGCCCTCTATTGCCGTTGGATGTCTATATAATTCCATATTATATACTCCCGCGGCTTTCAAATGCTCACTGCAATACGACCGTGCTAACTTCACGTGATAGGTGCCGATTGAGAATTTAATTAACTCTTCAATTGTTAATTGTGGAAAATGTTCAATATCCGGATCATTTCCAGTCATCCTGTGAAACGACACTCTTTGTCGGTTTAGATTATTTTCCTCCACATACTCAAATAATCGATTGGGGCGttgtatattttgattaattatttcaatGAAATCTTCTGTGTATGGACTGTCTCCGTAAGgttcttgaaaataattaattaaagctgCAGCAATTTTAAAATCTTCAAATATATGCGGCACATGTTTGTTGAATACtctgtttttaaagatcttgaAGTCGCGCTTGAATCTCCCGTTTATAGTTTCCACGACCCATCGCACCATTGTAATGAGTCGTGATTTATTAGCTTGTTCGGTGCTTAATTGCGTGTCTTGTGGTTGTTTGGTTGGCGGCATGTGAGCAACATAACCATATGTTTCTATTAAAGGTATTGAATCCCGAAAGCCTCGGTCCAAAATAAATGAGTCTCCTTCATGGAAAAAAAAGTGGAACGGTCCGTCTTCAATGGGTCCATCATGGTTTTGcaatatcattttcattatatcAGCATCGGTAGTCCGTGCAGAGTACGGACCTGTTACATCCAAAATATATCCATCCGCGCACACGATCATGAATGGTTTTATTAAGTTTCTGAACTTATGAAGGCTGTAACTGCGGCGTTGAAATAAAAAGTTAGAACTTTTTTCTATGTATATGTAGGTTCCATCGAATGTAACTATTGCTTTTGGTGACTCTTCGTTACCAAACAAAACATTTGGTAAAACCCGGTTGCGGGCTATTACTTCGTCCCTGGTTATATGGTCTAAACCTAGGTGCAATGGAACAAAGTCAGTAATGAGACACTGCCTGactttatgtatttttcttcCAATAGTTCGCTCGGTTATATTAAAAAGTGAAGCGATTCTATTATTCGGCTCCCCTGATCGAATTTTGCACAAGTAGATAGCCAAATCATTTCGTGGAGTACTTGAGGACCGATTAAGGCTTGGTATTTGACTCAGCAAATCGTTGAACGTGGCTCTGTTTCTTCCAGTCCAAAAGCTTAACTCGTCGTCAGAAACGTCATCTACATTGAACTGTGACCTTTGTTCCAAAGCTTGTGTATACATGTTGATGATGTCGCCAACACTCTCCGCATTCAAGTCGGTCATTTGATTTGTTATATTTTCCGGTATCTCTTCTATCGCCATGTGTAGTAAATGCCGTTGGCAAATGCGGGCAAGATTTGGTACGTAAAAGTGATAATAGCTAAGGAGTTGTACCTTCACCGAATTAGGCACTTGAAGCAGAGAACTGTTGTTGCAGTTGTCAATTAAACATCGCCGAGCCGTATTAGGTGCACGTCGAACGCCTTGTACATTTACAACAGCAGCTGGTAGGACAGGAGCTGCTGGGACTTGTCGCTCTTGATTAATTGCAGCGTCGATTCTATGCCGACACGAGTGGCAAATCGACCGAGTCCCATCAAAAGTTATCtgtcacaaaatataaatacacaacattaatataaatacacaacGACTTAATCCcatcatataggtaggtatggtgaaaTCAAACTAAATCTAATTGAGACTGCCAGAGCGCCGATTACCTGCGTCCTGCATGGACCGGTTTCGATAAGCGCTGGCAGATCGGCGCCGCGCCGATAACCAGTTTTCTACGAGTGTACGGACTGTATAATGAGTGATGTAGTCTATTTACCCTAACTAACAAAGGTATCTAACTATCAACACTTGACTTTACATTTTTGACACGCTTTTGTATTGGGAAAGGCTTTaattacaaatataaaaatgatacaTACCTCACCACCAACGATGCGTAATAGTTGCTCTACGAAATCTCTTCGTGTTTCCAGTAATCGTTCATTGAGAACGTATGGACGACGACGGCGAAGTGTACGTTCACACGCAGcacaattattaatattgtcAGCCATATCAACGAACCACTCACAATACAAAAATCAAGTCCAGTAAAGAGAAAGCCAAAAAACGTCGAAAAAATGTAGCCTTGAATACAAAAACGCACAGATCTCAACACAGAAAGCGAAGAACTGCGCCTGCATCTGCGCTGCGTCGGTGCACCCCGCGGCCCACCCCTACCCTACCCCCTCCGCTCCGCCACTGTGTTTTAATGAAAGAGAGAGACAGCATGATTGGTTTCTGTCACCGCCAGGCTACCTGAGCCGTTATGATAGCATGTAGACAGGAAGTATGTGACCGTTTTTGTAcatttaacttaatattatgcaataaatcatcaaatgccacgattttaattaattatataagttAACTGTATCTAGATACATCCTATAGCTATTGTAttgtcatttaattaaataaatatgcgaattttatagataatatagacattttgtatttttttgtgtgtCGCCTGAACAAAAACATACGGCAATATTTTTTGGTGTTAGCCATTgatttagaatataaaatatatgtaatttaacaatacacaatataccaaaaaaaatgagatatgtCTCGTTTCTGTCGGGCCTGGGTCACAGATGACCGTTCTCCTTTATCATAatcacgattttaatttactattatagttttagtgtttttagttttttactatgttttatatagaaataaaatctgttttggcattttatggaattatttgtttttcacgtcaaaaaacgtttgtttctccttcgcggtaaaaccgatttggctgaaatttcgaatgaatatagattatgccctgggttagcacataggttactttttatctcagaaaatccatGGTTTCCACACGATTTAAATCAGAATTTCGACAAA
Proteins encoded in this window:
- the LOC123878603 gene encoding uncharacterized protein LOC123878603 isoform X1 encodes the protein MADNINNCAACERTLRRRRPYVLNERLLETRRDFVEQLLRIVGGEITFDGTRSICHSCRHRIDAAINQERQVPAAPVLPAAVVNVQGVRRAPNTARRCLIDNCNNSSLLQVPNSVKVQLLSYYHFYVPNLARICQRHLLHMAIEEIPENITNQMTDLNAESVGDIINMYTQALEQRSQFNVDDVSDDELSFWTGRNRATFNDLLSQIPSLNRSSSTPRNDLAIYLCKIRSGEPNNRIASLFNITERTIGRKIHKVRQCLITDFVPLHLGLDHITRDEVIARNRVLPNVLFGNEESPKAIVTFDGTYIYIEKSSNFLFQRRSYSLHKFRNLIKPFMIVCADGYILDVTGPYSARTTDADIMKMILQNHDGPIEDGPFHFFFHEGDSFILDRGFRDSIPLIETYGYVAHMPPTKQPQDTQLSTEQANKSRLITMVRWVVETINGRFKRDFKIFKNRVFNKHVPHIFEDFKIAAALINYFQEPYGDSPYTEDFIEIINQNIQRPNRLFEYVEENNLNRQRVSFHRMTGNDPDIEHFPQLTIEELIKFSIGTYHVKLARSYCSEHLKAAGVYNMELYRHPTAIEGRNNNTLIRCRIHSRHVTTKIYYTYIMFDENVNGRNAITEYYCTCYHGKRTLGSCAHVISVVYYLGWARHRDHFDHPAMGMDYVLRDIEIQ
- the LOC123878603 gene encoding uncharacterized protein LOC123878603 isoform X3 — its product is MADNINNCAACERTLRRRRPYVLNERLLETRRDFVEQLLRIVGGEITFDGTRSICHSCRHRIDAAINQERQVPAAPVLPAAVVNVQGVRRAPNTARRCLIDNCNNSSLLQVPNSVKVQLLSYYHFYVPNLARICQRHLLHMAIEEIPENITNQMTDLNAESVGDIINMYTQALEQRSQFNVDDVSDDELSFWTGRNRATFNDLLSQIPSLNRSSSTPRNDLAIYLCKIRSGEPNNRIASLFNITERTIGRKIHKVRQCLITDFVPLHLGLDHITRDEVIARNRVLPNVLFGNEESPKAIVTFDGTYIYIEKSSNFLFQRRSYSLHKFRNLIKPFMIVCADGYILDVTGPYSARTTDADIMKMILQNHDGPIEDGPFHFFFHEGDSFILDRGFRDSIPLIETYGYVAHMPPTKQPQDTQLSTEQANKSRLITMVRWVVETINGRFKRDFKIFKNRVFNKHVPHIFEDFKIAAALINYFQEPYGDSPYTEDFIEIINQNIQRPNRLFEYVEENNLNRQRVSFHRMTGNDPDIEHFPQLTIEELIKFSIGTYHVKLARSYCSEHLKAAGVYNMELYRHPTAIEGRNNNTLIRCRIHSRHVTTKIYYTYIMFDENVNGRNAITEYYCTCYHGKRTLGSCAHVISVVYYLGWARHRDHFDHPAMGMDYVMIACRQ
- the LOC123878603 gene encoding uncharacterized protein LOC123878603 isoform X2 encodes the protein MADNINNCAACERTLRRRRPYVLNERLLETRRDFVEQLLRIVGGEITFDGTRSICHSCRHRIDAAINQERQVPAAPVLPAAVVNVQGVRRAPNTARRCLIDNCNNSSLLQVPNSVKVQLLSYYHFYVPNLARICQRHLLHMAIEEIPENITNQMTDLNAESVGDIINMYTQALEQRSQFNVDDVSDDELSFWTGRNRATFNDLLSQIPSLNRSSSTPRNDLAIYLCKIRSGEPNNRIASLFNITERTIGRKIHKVRQCLITDFVPLHLGLDHITRDEVIARNRVLPNVLFGNEESPKAIVTFDGTYIYIEKSSNFLFQRRSYSLHKFRNLIKPFMIVCADGYILDVTGPYSARTTDADIMKMILQNHDGPIEDGPFHFFFHEGDSFILDRGFRDSIPLIETYGYVAHMPPTKQPQDTQLSTEQANKSRLITMVRWVVETINGRFKRDFKIFKNRVFNKHVPHIFEDFKIAAALINYFQEPYGDSPYTEDFIEIINQNIQRPNRLFEYVEENNLNRQRVSFHRMTGNDPDIEHFPQLTIEELIKFSIGTYHVKLARSYCSEHLKAAGVYNMELYRHPTAIEGRNNNTLIRCRIHSRHVTTKIYYTYIMFDENVNGRNAITEYYCTCYHGKRTLGSCAHVISVVYYLGWARHRDHFDHPAMGMDYVMIACRQ